The following DNA comes from Plasmodium vivax chromosome 11, whole genome shotgun sequence.
TGCACCGCCATCATCCCTGCACCCATGGTCGtaccttctccttcttttcggATAACTCGTCCTTCGTGCAAAAGCAGAAGTAGGCCTTTCCCTCTTTGACGAACTCATGGGCTATTTCTCTGAGAGGCGAATTTAAATGCGCAGCGGGGTGGTGTGACAGCGATGATCCTTCTAGGGTGAAAGGAACAGCACACTTTCGTATGCACACATTTGGGAAAGCTACTTAGGGGTGGCATATGaccgctattttttttccccctttttttccgtccTTACTTGTAGAGCTCAATTTTTTCGGACTGCTTGTACGGGCCGTATGCCCCCCCCACGTCTGGACCTTCATCCCAGCTTAGGTTCAGCCACCTGTCGATTGGGTCCCAGAGAAGCGGTAATCATGTGATGGAGTCGGAGAAAGGTGCCCTTGCATAGAGCAGTAGGGAGTATGGAAGGTGTTCTCTTGCGCGCCTTTCCTATTACATACCCCCCATGGGAACGTACCCACATGCACATAAGCACAGATATGAATATGCACGGCACTTGCACGATGCGTTTTAGGGGAATGAGGGAAACCTCTACCACACGACGGTGCCACTGTTTGGGCGCCACTGGAGAAAATCCCCATTTTAATGATACCTTAAATCTTTAACAATTTCGCGAAATGAATCCTGCGCATTTCTCTCCACGTCTGTGTCTTCCAGCCGAAGGATGAGGGACCCCTTCAACTGCTTAGCCAAAgtgtaattatataaaaaggtcCTACACCCCCCTACATGTAAAAATCCGGTTGGACTTGGCGCAAACCTCAACCTCGGTTCCACACAAGAAGTGTtgtcctcttcccccttgagaatatttttcctccccctccattTGTTCTCACCCTTGTAAAATCCACCCTTCTCTTTTCTTATAACAAAacagggtttttttttcccccctctatGGGGTGATAAAATTAGTTGGCCATTTATGTTCGATATGAACAAAAACTGAATGGAGCCACTATATTTTACCATCCCATTTGTACATGTCACAAGGAGGTTCAGGAGAACAAAGGCCCATTTCATGTTTTGGCGGGAGGTACGTACCGTGTTAGTGAGCTGTCACACAAATGTTTAGCGGAAcgtttggggaaaaaaaaaaaaaaaaaaaaaaaaaatcggtgTGCCAACCTGAGTTGTACCAAGGTTGTGCACAGTTCCCCGTTCGGCTCTCCAACCCTTTGGCAGACCCAGTTCTCACACAGGGGGGGTAAAGATGAAGCAGAAGGAGATCTCGCTAAAACCGCTGCAGAGGGGGGTTTCCCACTTCACGCTTTCCCATCATATCAAcccgctcccccttttttgcaaaaagaaaaaacgaagaaagaACGCTTTTCAAATGCGCAGACGAAATAatcttaaaaatttgcacccTCTAATTTGGCCCTCCCATACATAGGCAAAATAGATCGGGTGAACAAAGCACGGTGTGATACACTGCACAGCTATACATAACACGTCGGAGCGCGGTGAACGGATTAAGACCCTCTGCGCAGCGTTGAGCGTACAGGTCCACACACTCCTCCCGACCACTACACCGGATAGCGGTGCCATTCAAAATGCGTCAtgtgttttcccccctttagTGGCATTATACGCGTCTGAGCTAGCCATGCAGCGGAACTGAAACGCGAATCGCCCATTTTTGTCCTCCCATGTGGCGGTACATATATGCTCCTTTCCACACGTTCCGCCTGGACGAAACATGCGCACGGAAATTTTCCCAACTTGCTCATATGTTGCACACTTGTAATCTTCAGTTTGTTTGTAGcgcgtttttaatttaagttacgtacatatacacacacacatgcatatacacacatacatatgtaaatatatgcacatatacacatatatacgcatgtatacacatatatgtacactcTTTGTGGGGGGAAACTCGTTGGTCTTTGCTTTcgtttaatatttttgtatataccccatgtggaaaaataaaatgatataaaaacagccaaaattatgcaatttgggttaatttttttttttttttttttcacattttttacaatatataattagCTTAATTCCGATATTTGATCCATTTTTACACACGTATAAATGGAACAAACAAGTAAAACCTTaagtaaatatatgtgcGTGTGGCATACACCAGGGTATATGCGCAGGTACGTACTCGCATACGCACATGACATGTGTACAATGTATACAGGGTTTGTACATGTGGTACGCCGCGAAGCGTGGGTGCGTTCATTTCTTTGCTGGGTTTTTGGCTGACACGGCACCTGGCTCCTTCTTTTCGACCGCCTTGATGATACCGACAGCGATGGTTTGTCTCATATCTCGAATAGCAAATCTTCCTAGGGGTGGATACTCAGTGAAGGTCTCAACAACCATAGGCTTCTTTGGCTCGAGACTAACCAAGGCTGAATCACCAGACTTAATTGATTTAGGGTTTTCCTCAACGACCTTACCAGAACGCTTGTCAATCTTCGAGTCGATgttcaaaaatttgcaagAAATGTGAGCAGTGTGGCAATCTAGGACGGGACTGTATCCGTTCTTAATTTCTCCAGGATGGTTCAAAATGATAACCTGGGCAGTAAATTTGGAGCATCCCTTGGCTGGCTCATTCTTGGTATCAGAAGCGACATATCCTCTCTTGATTTCTTTAACAGAAACGTTCTTTACGTTAAATCCGATGTTGTCACCTGGTCTTGCCTCTTCCAAAACTTCTTTGTGCATTTCGACGGATTTACACTCCGAAACGACAGCAGATGGGGCAAAGTTGAGAACCATACCGGCCTTCAAAATACCAGTTTCGACTCTGCCAACGGGCACGGTACCAATACCACCAATTTTGTACACACCTTGGAGTGGAATTCTTAAAGGTTTGTCGTATGGTCTCTTGGGTGGTTCCATAGTGTCCAAAGCCTCGATCAAGGTCCTTCCTTTATACCATGGGGTCTTGTCTGACTTCTCAATCAGGTTATCACCTTCAAATCCAGAAATGGGGATAAAGTCAACCTTGTCAGCTTGGTATCCGACCTTTTTCAGGTAATCCCTAACTTCCTTCTTAATTTCTTCGTATCTATCTTCTGAGTATTTCACAGTGTCCATCTTGTTGACACCAACAACGATCTGTTTCACACCGAGGGTGAAGGCTAACAAGGCGTGTTCCTTAGTTTGACCTTCCTTTGAAAAGGCACCTTCAAAACCACCAACCTCAGCAGGAACAACCAAGAGAGCCACATCAGCCTGCGACGTACCCgtaatcatatttttgataaaatcCTTATGACCGGGGGCATCAATGACTGTGAAGAAGTACCTGGGCGTTTCGAACTTCCATAAGGCGATATCGATAGTGATACCTCTTTCTCTTTCGGCCTTTAGCTTATCCAACACCCACGCGTACTTAAAACTACCCTTACCCATTTCGGCGGACTCTTTCTCAAACTTTTCTATGGTTCTCCTGTCAATACCTCCCAACTTGTAAATAATATGACCGGTGGTCGTGGATTTTCCACTATCGACATGGCCGATAACGACTAAGTTGatatgtgttttttcctttcccattttgaataatttttaagtgaaaaaaaggtaagTGCGgcgaaattttatatacacgtacgtacgtatgtatgtatgtatgtatatatgtatgtacttttttCCTGGTTAACGCTTTGCGAAAGTTTGTAAAACTCGTTTAACGGGTGTTTCTCTTtcaaaagagggaaaaggggaagcgtgAAATGTTATGTGTTTTGCTATATGGTTTGTAAAGttgtgttaatttttatgcttGCTCGCattcgtgttttttttttttgtgttacgCTTTAATACGTACAGGTGaataaaaaaggtatacAATTTTGTGCGCGAGAAATGAATGACGATTTCGAAATTTTGTTATCCCAGATAAAACGTACTCCTCACATGtcgatgcaaaaaaaaaaataaaaaaaaaaatcagatAAATATGGAGTAAAACGGAATAGTGTACTACATCCCTACATCCACATGAGCGTATCGAAAACTCCTATTTGCGAAATTGCGAATGTGGGGTGTAAAAAATGgtacttt
Coding sequences within:
- a CDS encoding Elongation factor 1 alpha, putative (encoded by transcript PVX_114832A; 96% identical to SP:Q00080: Elongation factor 1-alpha (EF-1-alpha){Plasmodium falciparum (isolate K1 / Thailand);}), which gives rise to MGKEKTHINLVVIGHVDSGKSTTTGHIIYKLGGIDRRTIEKFEKESAEMGKGSFKYAWVLDKLKAERERGITIDIALWKFETPRYFFTVIDAPGHKDFIKNMITGTSQADVALLVVPAEVGGFEGAFSKEGQTKEHALLAFTLGVKQIVVGVNKMDTVKYSEDRYEEIKKEVRDYLKKVGYQADKVDFIPISGFEGDNLIEKSDKTPWYKGRTLIEALDTMEPPKRPYDKPLRIPLQGVYKIGGIGTVPVGRVETGILKAGMVLNFAPSAVVSECKSVEMHKEVLEEARPGDNIGFNVKNVSVKEIKRGYVASDTKNEPAKGCSKFTAQVIILNHPGEIKNGYSPVLDCHTAHISCKFLNIDSKIDKRSGKVVEENPKSIKSGDSALVSLEPKKPMVVETFTEYPPLGRFAIRDMRQTIAVGIIKAVEKKEPGAVSAKNPAKK